One region of Cucurbita pepo subsp. pepo cultivar mu-cu-16 chromosome LG03, ASM280686v2, whole genome shotgun sequence genomic DNA includes:
- the LOC111791889 gene encoding protein IQ-DOMAIN 14-like, whose product MGKATRWLRTLLGMKREKNADQNSCDKREKNRWSFSKSGKEFTGKVQNLPPPPPRKAVADADWQRSYNTETEEERNEHAIAVAAASAAAADAAMAAAQAAVAVVRLTNQTRGGALFYGGNEIMAALKIQNVFRGFLARKALRALRGLVKLQALVRGFLVRKRAAATLQSMEALFRAQTTVRSQRARSRSNNEENKSQPEKSADIDVRSLYSNEIEDPKIVEIDTLFRRPKSRSRRFNSLLPELADDRASPYLWTMASPARFSGGEWFFAGGEECGRMSTPTAHSTPRVGNSGWGAAAGVATPTRSVYGEGYFRGYSNYPNYMASTQSFKAKLRSRSAPKQRPEVWTKKRAAWNEVIGPRNSISSVRMHKSSRGEEEEGFYEL is encoded by the exons ATGGGGAAGGCAACGAGGTGGTTGAGGACGTTATTGGGgatgaagagagaaaagaacgCCGATCAGAATTCATGTgataaaagagagaagaatcGCTGGAGTTTCTCCAAATCTGGGAAGGAATTCACTGGAAAAGTTCAGAATctgccaccgccgccgccgagaAAAGCGGTGGCCGACGCCGATTGGCAGAGATCCTATAATacagaaacagaggaagagcGGAATGAGCATGCGATTGCCGTCGCCGCCGCGtcggctgctgctgctgatgcAGCCATGGCGGCTGCTCAGGCGGCAGTGGCGGTTGTTAGGCTGACGAATCAAACCAGAGGAGGTGCTCTGTTCTATGGAGGGAATGAGATTATGGCGGctcttaaaattcaaaacgtTTTCAGGGGATTTTTG GCAAGAAAGGCGCTACGAGCGTTAAGAGGATTGGTGAAATTACAAGCTTTAGTTAGAGGATTTCTCGTTCGAAAACGAGCTGCTGCAACTTTACAGAGCATGGAAGCTCTGTTCCGAGCACAAACCACCGTCCGATCACAGCGTGCTCGTAGTCGTTCCAATAACGAAGAGAACAAATCCCAACCGGAGAAGTCGGCGGACATCGACGTCAGATCCCTTTACTCCAACGAAATTGAAGACCCAAAAATCGTGGAAATCGACACACTCTTCAGAAGACCCAAATCAAGATCCCGTCGATTCAACAGCCTTCTCCCGGAGCTGGCGGACGACCGGGCATCGCCGTATCTCTGGACAATGGCGTCGCCGGCGAGATTCTCGGGAGGGGAGTGGTTTTTTGCGGGGGGAGAGGAATGTGGGCGGATGTCGACGCCGACGGCACATAGCACGCCACGAGTGGGGAACAGCGGGTGGGGGGCGGCGGCAGGGGTAGCGACGCCGACGAGGAGCGTGTATGGGGAGGGGTATTTTCGTGGATATTCGAATTATCCGAATTACATGGCGAGTACGCAGTCGTTTAAGGCGAAATTGAGGTCGCGAAGTGCGCCGAAACAGAGGCCGGAGGTGTGGACGAAGAAAAGGGCGGCGTGGAATGAGGTGATAGGGCCGAGAAACAGCATTAGCAGCGTTAGGATGCACAAAAGTAGCCgcggagaagaagaagaaggattttATGAACtgtga